A stretch of the Flavobacterium aquiphilum genome encodes the following:
- the trxA gene encoding thioredoxin — MALAITDATFDEVVLKSDKPVMVDFWAAWCGPCRMVGPIIEELSNEYEGKVVVGKVDVDANQEFAAKYGVRNIPTVLVFHNGEVVGKQVGVAPKQTYADSLDALL, encoded by the coding sequence ATGGCATTAGCAATAACAGATGCTACTTTTGATGAAGTAGTTTTGAAATCAGATAAACCGGTAATGGTAGATTTTTGGGCAGCATGGTGTGGGCCTTGTAGAATGGTTGGACCAATCATTGAAGAACTAAGCAACGAGTACGAAGGGAAAGTGGTTGTTGGTAAAGTTGATGTAGATGCAAACCAAGAATTTGCTGCAAAATACGGTGTTAGAAACATTCCAACGGTGTTGGTTTTCCATAACGGAGAAGTTGTTGGAAAACAAGTGGGAGTGGCTCCAAAACAAACTTATGCAGACAGCTTGGACGCATTGTTGTAA
- a CDS encoding helix-turn-helix domain-containing protein, translating into MEKKNNNPTRISSISELHNLLQLTKPLHPMISLVDNTKMTLNTDLIYSSFLLDFYKISYKYSTHGKMGYGQGYYDFNEGGLMFTSPNQLISIDNNEDDEYYGYTLFFHPDFIRNYSLGKSIKKYGFFSYDTNEALHLSESEKKTIIGILDSINNELHTAIDEMSQDVIVSYIEVLLNYSNRFYKRQFITRKTISNDILIKVEETLDNYLNNAETLKRGLPTVDFLASEINVSSHYLSDLLRNLTGQNAQQHIHSKLIEKAKDFLMTTNLSVAEIAYQLGFEFPQSFSKLFKKKTNFTPLEFKNSLN; encoded by the coding sequence ATGGAAAAGAAAAACAACAATCCAACAAGAATTTCCTCTATATCAGAATTGCACAATTTATTGCAGTTAACCAAGCCTCTGCACCCAATGATAAGTCTGGTAGACAATACTAAAATGACTTTGAACACTGATTTAATATATAGTTCCTTTTTACTCGATTTTTATAAAATATCCTATAAATATTCTACTCATGGAAAAATGGGCTATGGCCAGGGTTATTATGATTTTAATGAAGGCGGATTAATGTTTACCTCCCCTAATCAATTGATTTCTATTGACAATAACGAAGATGATGAATATTACGGTTATACTTTGTTTTTCCATCCCGATTTCATCAGAAATTATTCTTTGGGCAAAAGCATCAAAAAATATGGTTTCTTTTCATATGATACCAATGAAGCTTTACATCTTTCTGAAAGCGAAAAGAAAACCATTATTGGAATACTCGACAGTATCAACAATGAACTTCACACGGCTATAGACGAAATGAGTCAGGATGTAATTGTTTCTTATATTGAGGTTTTGCTTAATTACAGTAATCGATTTTACAAACGTCAATTCATAACTCGAAAAACAATCAGTAATGATATATTGATCAAAGTAGAAGAAACACTTGACAACTATTTAAATAATGCTGAAACCTTAAAAAGAGGATTACCTACCGTAGATTTCCTGGCTTCTGAGATTAATGTTTCCAGTCATTACCTTAGCGATTTACTCCGAAATTTAACTGGACAAAATGCCCAACAGCATATTCATTCCAAACTCATTGAAAAAGCAAAAGATTTCCTAATGACTACCAATCTTTCAGTTGCAGAAATTGCCTATCAATTAGGTTTCGAATTTCCTCAATCATTTAGTAAGTTATTCAAAAAGAAGACTAATTTCACGCCATTAGAGTTTAAAAACTCACTTAATTAA
- the dnaE gene encoding DNA polymerase III subunit alpha, which translates to MYLIFDTETTGLPKKWGAPISDTDNWPRCIQIAWQLHDDMGKLIEHQDYLVKPEGFNIPYDAERIHGISTELAEAEGVSLAEVLEKFNIALGKAKFIVGQNLGFDVNIMGCEFYRMGVTSQMSEMPILDTCTEVTASLLKLPGGRGGKFKLPTLTELHEYLFEVPFAEAHNATADVEATTRCFLELIRRDIFTKEELDVDDSYFRDFKNKNPYEFELIGLKHINLKEASEKIRLQFGEKQAFSVSKEELADNKKVLVDAAFAHLHNHTQFSVLQSTISIGGLVSATAKNKFPAVAMTDTGNMMGAFHFVSAVMNHNKSVSAKNKELVESGAEPTETEIKPIVGCEFNICDNHLDKSKKDNGYQVVLLAKNKKGYHNLAKMASIAYVDGFYYVPRIDRTIVEKYKEDIMVLSGNLYGEIPSKILNIGENQAEEALLWWKEQFGDDLYLEIMRHNQEDENRVNKTLIAFSQKHNVKLVATNNTYYVNKDDANAHDILLCVKDGEKQATPIGRGRGYRYGLPNQEYYYKSEEEMKKLFADLPEAITNIQEIIDKVEIYSLYRDVLLPKYDIPQEFVDPEDEKDNGVRGENAYLRHLTMDGARRRYEEITPDIQERLDFELLTISNSGYPGYFLIVQDFIAEARKMDVSVGPGRGSAAGSAVAYCLGITNIDPIKYDLLFERFLNPDRVSMPDIDIDFDDEGRGRVMDYVIKKYGANQVAQIITYGKMATKSAIRDTARVLDLPLFEADRIAKLIPAMMPSKWNLARFISESEDEVKKALKGADEFELVKELIAIANEDDLAGETIQQAKILEGSMRNTGIHACGVIITPSDITNYVPVTTAKDSDLYVTQFDNSVAESAGLLKMDFLGLKTLTLIKDTVKLVKYRTGIELNPDNFPIDDVKTYELFQRGETVGVFQYESPGMQKYMKDLKPTVFADLIAMNALYRPGPLEYIPSFVRRKNGEEEITYDLDACEEYLSETYGITVYQEQVMLLSQKLAGFSKGDADVLRKAMGKKQKDVLDKMKGKFIDQAVAKGHDEKKLDKIWTDWEAFASYAFNKSHSTCYAWVAYQTAYLKAHYPAEYMAAVLSNNMNDIKQVSFFMEECKRMGLQVLGPDVNESYYKFTVNDDYAVRFGMGAIKGVGAGAVETIVENRKSGKYKSIFDLTKRIDLRAANKKAIENLALAGGFDSFEGTTRAQYFHEDGDGITFYEKAMRYGSKFQENENSSQVSLFGETSEVQIAEPVVPPCEDWSTMEKLAKEKEVVGIYISGHPLDDYKFEMKYFCNAKLEALKNLEAHVGKNLTFGGIITNVQHRVAKNGKGWGTFMLEGYDESYEFKIFGEEYLKFRHFFIQNNFTFLKVLVKEGWVNQETGKRAEPRIQFVLVQYLQDVLSAFAKKLILLLNIKDLEVEFIHKLNRLFQEHKGDNTVSFEIMELEKIKRIVETTPEFTETDGESFVDENEDGGEIIESKAVTEVEEIKVVTKLSMPSRKLKVQISNELLFELEKMQINFKLN; encoded by the coding sequence ATGTACTTAATATTCGATACCGAAACCACAGGATTACCCAAGAAATGGGGCGCACCCATTTCTGACACCGACAATTGGCCAAGATGTATTCAAATCGCTTGGCAGCTGCATGACGATATGGGGAAACTCATCGAACATCAGGATTATTTGGTAAAGCCGGAAGGATTCAATATTCCGTATGATGCTGAGCGTATTCACGGAATCTCGACCGAATTGGCCGAAGCCGAAGGGGTTTCTTTGGCCGAAGTTTTGGAAAAGTTCAATATTGCTTTGGGCAAAGCCAAATTTATCGTGGGTCAAAATCTTGGTTTTGACGTCAATATTATGGGCTGTGAATTCTACAGAATGGGCGTTACATCTCAAATGAGCGAAATGCCTATTTTGGATACCTGTACCGAAGTTACCGCTTCTTTATTGAAATTACCCGGAGGTCGTGGAGGGAAATTCAAATTACCAACATTAACCGAATTACACGAATATTTATTCGAAGTCCCTTTTGCGGAAGCGCACAACGCCACCGCCGACGTTGAGGCAACAACGCGTTGTTTTCTTGAATTAATTCGTAGGGATATTTTCACCAAAGAAGAACTTGATGTTGATGACAGTTATTTTAGGGATTTCAAAAACAAAAACCCATACGAATTTGAGTTAATCGGGTTAAAACACATTAACTTAAAAGAAGCTTCGGAGAAAATCCGACTTCAATTTGGTGAAAAACAAGCTTTTTCTGTTTCGAAAGAAGAGCTTGCCGATAATAAAAAAGTATTGGTTGATGCGGCTTTTGCGCATCTTCATAATCATACACAGTTTTCGGTTTTACAGTCAACGATAAGTATTGGAGGTTTGGTTTCGGCGACAGCCAAAAATAAATTTCCGGCGGTTGCCATGACCGATACGGGAAATATGATGGGGGCATTCCACTTTGTGAGCGCGGTCATGAATCATAACAAATCGGTTTCCGCCAAAAACAAAGAGTTAGTTGAAAGTGGAGCAGAACCGACAGAAACTGAAATAAAACCCATTGTTGGTTGCGAATTTAATATCTGTGACAACCATTTGGATAAATCCAAAAAAGACAATGGTTATCAAGTTGTTTTATTGGCGAAAAATAAAAAAGGCTACCACAATTTGGCTAAAATGGCTTCGATCGCTTATGTAGATGGTTTTTATTATGTGCCAAGGATAGACAGAACAATAGTCGAAAAATATAAGGAAGACATTATGGTTTTGTCCGGGAATTTATATGGAGAGATTCCGAGTAAAATCCTAAATATTGGAGAGAACCAAGCCGAAGAAGCTTTGCTTTGGTGGAAAGAACAATTTGGAGACGATTTGTATCTTGAAATCATGCGTCATAATCAAGAGGATGAAAATCGTGTAAATAAAACTTTGATTGCCTTTTCACAAAAGCATAATGTAAAGTTGGTTGCTACGAACAATACTTATTATGTAAATAAGGATGATGCTAATGCACACGATATTTTGTTGTGCGTGAAAGATGGTGAGAAGCAGGCAACGCCTATTGGTCGTGGTCGTGGCTATCGTTATGGACTTCCGAATCAGGAATATTATTATAAGTCGGAAGAGGAAATGAAGAAACTCTTCGCCGATTTACCCGAAGCCATTACAAATATTCAGGAAATCATAGATAAGGTCGAAATTTACTCGCTGTATCGTGACGTATTGCTTCCTAAATATGATATTCCGCAGGAATTTGTTGACCCCGAAGATGAAAAAGATAATGGTGTTCGAGGCGAAAATGCCTATTTAAGACATCTTACGATGGATGGGGCGAGAAGACGCTACGAAGAAATTACGCCCGACATTCAAGAGCGATTGGATTTTGAATTGCTTACGATTTCTAATTCGGGTTATCCGGGTTACTTTTTGATTGTACAGGATTTCATCGCTGAGGCTAGAAAAATGGATGTATCCGTTGGTCCCGGACGTGGTTCGGCTGCGGGTTCTGCCGTGGCGTATTGTTTGGGGATTACAAATATTGACCCAATTAAGTACGATTTGCTTTTTGAGCGTTTCCTAAATCCGGATCGTGTATCCATGCCCGATATTGATATCGATTTTGATGATGAAGGCCGTGGTCGTGTAATGGATTATGTAATTAAAAAATATGGTGCCAATCAAGTGGCTCAGATTATCACTTATGGTAAAATGGCGACCAAATCGGCTATTCGTGATACGGCTCGTGTACTTGATTTGCCTTTGTTTGAGGCTGATAGAATTGCCAAGCTGATTCCGGCAATGATGCCATCCAAATGGAATTTGGCCCGTTTTATTTCTGAATCAGAAGATGAGGTTAAAAAAGCATTAAAAGGTGCGGATGAATTTGAACTTGTAAAAGAATTAATCGCCATTGCTAATGAAGACGATTTGGCAGGAGAAACCATTCAGCAGGCGAAAATACTTGAAGGTTCGATGCGAAACACGGGAATTCACGCCTGTGGGGTAATCATTACGCCGTCGGACATTACCAATTATGTTCCGGTAACCACCGCCAAAGATTCCGATTTATATGTTACCCAATTTGACAACTCCGTAGCCGAAAGTGCCGGATTGCTAAAGATGGACTTCTTGGGTCTGAAGACCCTGACTTTGATAAAGGACACGGTGAAATTGGTAAAATACCGTACGGGAATTGAATTGAATCCTGACAATTTTCCGATTGATGATGTCAAGACGTATGAGCTGTTCCAAAGAGGAGAAACTGTTGGGGTGTTCCAATACGAGTCACCCGGTATGCAAAAATACATGAAGGATTTGAAGCCGACGGTTTTTGCCGATTTGATTGCGATGAATGCCTTGTACCGTCCGGGACCTTTGGAGTACATACCGTCTTTCGTTCGTCGTAAAAACGGTGAAGAAGAAATTACCTATGACTTGGATGCCTGCGAAGAATATTTGTCTGAAACCTACGGGATTACGGTTTACCAAGAGCAGGTAATGCTTTTGTCGCAAAAGTTAGCCGGATTCTCCAAAGGTGATGCTGATGTTTTGCGTAAGGCGATGGGTAAGAAGCAAAAGGATGTACTGGATAAAATGAAAGGAAAATTCATCGATCAGGCTGTTGCAAAAGGGCACGATGAAAAGAAACTGGATAAAATTTGGACAGACTGGGAAGCTTTCGCGAGTTATGCTTTTAATAAATCGCACTCGACCTGTTATGCTTGGGTGGCCTATCAAACGGCTTATCTGAAAGCGCATTATCCTGCCGAATATATGGCAGCGGTATTATCTAATAACATGAACGATATCAAGCAGGTTTCGTTCTTTATGGAAGAATGTAAACGTATGGGATTGCAGGTTCTTGGGCCTGATGTCAATGAATCGTATTATAAATTTACGGTAAATGATGATTACGCTGTCCGTTTTGGAATGGGAGCTATTAAAGGTGTGGGTGCCGGTGCTGTGGAAACGATTGTTGAAAATAGAAAATCAGGTAAATACAAGTCCATTTTTGATTTGACCAAACGTATCGATTTGCGCGCTGCGAATAAAAAAGCAATCGAAAATCTGGCGCTTGCAGGAGGTTTTGATTCGTTTGAAGGAACAACAAGAGCGCAATATTTTCACGAAGATGGTGACGGAATCACTTTTTATGAAAAGGCGATGCGTTACGGATCGAAATTTCAGGAGAATGAGAATTCGTCTCAGGTAAGTTTGTTTGGTGAAACTAGCGAAGTACAGATTGCCGAGCCGGTTGTGCCTCCGTGTGAAGACTGGAGTACGATGGAAAAATTGGCCAAGGAAAAAGAGGTGGTTGGAATTTATATTTCAGGACATCCGCTGGACGATTACAAATTTGAGATGAAATATTTTTGCAATGCCAAGCTGGAGGCTTTGAAAAATTTGGAAGCACACGTAGGCAAAAACCTGACTTTTGGCGGAATCATAACTAATGTGCAGCATCGTGTGGCGAAGAACGGAAAAGGTTGGGGAACATTCATGTTGGAAGGTTATGACGAAAGTTATGAATTTAAAATATTTGGTGAAGAATACTTAAAGTTTAGGCATTTCTTCATCCAAAATAATTTTACTTTCTTGAAAGTACTGGTAAAAGAAGGTTGGGTAAATCAGGAAACAGGAAAAAGAGCCGAGCCGAGAATACAGTTCGTGTTGGTACAGTATTTACAGGACGTGTTGAGTGCTTTTGCCAAGAAACTGATTCTTTTGTTGAATATTAAAGATCTTGAAGTAGAGTTTATTCATAAATTGAATCGTTTGTTTCAAGAACACAAGGGTGATAATACGGTTTCTTTTGAAATCATGGAGTTGGAAAAAATAAAACGAATTGTAGAAACAACTCCTGAGTTTACAGAAACGGATGGCGAGTCTTTTGTGGATGAAAACGAAGATGGAGGTGAAATCATTGAATCGAAGGCGGTCACTGAAGTAGAAGAAATAAAAGTAGTTACAAAATTATCGATGCCAAGTAGAAAACTAAAAGTCCAAATTTCAAATGAATTGTTGTTTGAATTGGAGAAAATGCAGATAAACTTTAAATTGAATTGA
- a CDS encoding MBL fold metallo-hydrolase: MVATIIICLLGALLLSGIYFINLPLFGKAPCGERLEKIKKSPNYKKGKFHNIHFTPTLTKGYSIAGILYQQLFKKFPDRIPENEIPSVKTDLKNLNPAENILVWFGHSSYFIQLNEKKFLIDPVFSGNASPIPGSVKAFDGSNEYQTEDFPEIDYLLISHDHYDHLDYPTIIRLKNKIDTIICGLGVGSHFEHWGFNSNKIIEKDWDETEILTEYIKIYTTPARHFSGRGLIRNNTLWLSFILETPKHKLFLGGDSGYDSHFTEIGKNHGPFDLVILENGQYNLAWEAIHLLPKQFIKAAGELNTKRVMPVHSSKFVLAQHPWNEPLNKISEYYKNGDFNYALATPRIGETVNLDDNKQTFSEWWKQ; encoded by the coding sequence ATGGTAGCAACTATAATCATCTGCCTCTTGGGAGCTCTCCTTCTTTCCGGAATTTATTTCATAAATCTACCCCTATTTGGTAAAGCTCCCTGTGGGGAAAGGTTGGAAAAGATAAAAAAATCGCCTAATTATAAAAAAGGTAAATTCCATAATATCCATTTTACACCGACATTGACTAAAGGCTATTCAATAGCAGGGATTTTATATCAACAGCTTTTTAAAAAATTCCCTGATAGAATTCCCGAAAATGAAATTCCCTCAGTCAAAACCGATTTAAAAAATCTTAATCCAGCAGAAAATATATTAGTTTGGTTTGGACATTCATCATATTTCATTCAATTGAATGAAAAAAAATTCCTTATAGATCCCGTCTTTAGCGGCAACGCTTCCCCCATTCCTGGAAGTGTTAAAGCATTTGATGGTAGTAATGAATATCAAACTGAGGATTTTCCGGAAATTGATTATCTGCTAATTTCCCATGACCATTATGATCATTTGGATTATCCAACAATCATAAGATTAAAAAACAAAATAGATACTATCATTTGCGGACTGGGAGTTGGTTCTCATTTTGAACATTGGGGTTTTAATTCTAATAAAATTATCGAAAAAGATTGGGATGAAACCGAAATCCTGACCGAGTATATTAAAATCTATACTACTCCGGCGAGACATTTTTCAGGAAGAGGATTAATTAGAAATAACACACTCTGGCTATCATTTATATTAGAAACTCCAAAGCATAAATTATTTTTAGGTGGCGATAGCGGTTACGACAGTCACTTTACAGAAATTGGCAAAAATCACGGCCCGTTCGATTTAGTCATTTTAGAAAATGGACAATACAATCTGGCTTGGGAAGCTATCCATTTACTTCCTAAACAATTTATAAAAGCCGCAGGTGAATTAAATACTAAAAGAGTGATGCCTGTTCATTCTTCAAAATTTGTTTTGGCACAACACCCATGGAATGAACCTTTAAATAAAATTTCCGAATATTATAAAAACGGGGATTTCAATTATGCCCTTGCAACTCCAAGAATAGGAGAAACTGTAAACTTAGATGATAACAAACAAACATTTTCGGAGTGGTGGAAACAATAA
- a CDS encoding SDR family oxidoreductase, which produces MKTIFITGASAGLGKATAKLFHEKGWNVIATMRNPEKETELNNLKNVTLLALDVTNYGQIQNTVKKAIELSDIDIVFNNAGYGLIGPLEGLSDDQITKQLDTNLLGVIRVTNAFIPYFRERKNGLFISTTSIGGLISFPLGSVYHATKWGLEGWSESMAYELNTFGVNIKTVSPGAIKTEFMGGSLDTGSKPEYEEMTNNMFASAEAMFSMASTPEQIAEVVYEAATDGKNKLRYVAGEDAKALYKQRLEQGDEIFRAEFGKQFLGA; this is translated from the coding sequence ATGAAGACAATTTTTATTACAGGTGCTTCGGCCGGTTTAGGAAAAGCTACAGCAAAATTATTTCACGAAAAAGGATGGAATGTAATCGCAACAATGAGAAATCCTGAAAAGGAAACAGAACTCAATAATTTAAAAAATGTAACCCTCTTAGCTTTGGATGTTACTAATTATGGACAAATACAAAACACTGTTAAAAAAGCTATTGAATTAAGCGACATTGATATCGTCTTTAATAATGCTGGTTATGGTTTGATTGGTCCTTTAGAAGGTCTTTCTGATGATCAAATCACAAAACAACTCGATACAAATTTATTGGGAGTTATACGTGTTACCAATGCTTTTATTCCGTATTTCAGGGAAAGAAAAAACGGTTTATTTATCTCAACTACTTCCATTGGAGGCCTAATCTCTTTCCCTTTAGGTTCTGTTTATCACGCAACTAAATGGGGACTGGAAGGCTGGAGCGAAAGCATGGCCTATGAACTGAATACATTTGGAGTAAATATTAAAACAGTTTCTCCAGGTGCCATCAAAACTGAATTCATGGGCGGTTCGCTAGATACTGGAAGCAAACCGGAATATGAAGAAATGACCAACAATATGTTTGCAAGTGCCGAAGCAATGTTTTCAATGGCATCAACTCCTGAACAAATTGCCGAAGTAGTTTACGAAGCTGCCACAGACGGAAAAAACAAACTCAGATATGTGGCCGGAGAAGATGCTAAAGCTCTTTACAAACAAAGACTGGAGCAAGGAGATGAAATTTTTCGTGCTGAATTTGGGAAACAATTTTTAGGAGCATAA
- a CDS encoding outer membrane beta-barrel protein has protein sequence MKKSIILLALMVSTVTMVGQTTNTASSKPETWYFKLGGSYFIQTAATEFPIVSGALPNTDVYAANGTTLISRETNHGSFGEGFRTGLNVGYRFTPHLGVEMGFNYFSGNDKTMVKTVNRLAAAGPTFVTGTAEGKIKAFDLAPAVVLFLGDHNGFEPYTKVGVIVPVVGDLTIETNRTYTNPAGTTNTYSKDVILPNPTVGFMAALGTSYKLGKNISLFAELEYRNFTVHGKSKETKEYTENDVDKLNTPTAFRADASYSASHVNYVEQINSTSNSKVTNAAGFDNTKATDDISSYVGISGLGLTLGLKYSL, from the coding sequence ATGAAAAAGAGTATAATTTTATTAGCATTAATGGTTTCTACTGTGACTATGGTAGGGCAAACCACAAATACAGCAAGCAGTAAACCGGAAACTTGGTATTTTAAATTAGGAGGTTCCTATTTTATACAAACTGCTGCTACAGAATTCCCAATAGTATCAGGAGCATTGCCAAATACAGATGTGTATGCGGCAAACGGAACCACATTGATTTCTAGGGAAACAAACCACGGTTCATTTGGAGAAGGTTTCCGTACAGGTTTGAATGTAGGATACCGTTTTACACCACATTTGGGTGTTGAGATGGGATTTAATTATTTCTCAGGAAATGATAAAACGATGGTTAAAACCGTAAATCGATTAGCGGCAGCAGGTCCAACTTTTGTAACTGGAACGGCTGAAGGAAAAATCAAAGCATTCGATTTGGCTCCGGCGGTTGTTTTGTTTTTGGGTGATCACAACGGATTTGAACCTTATACTAAAGTAGGAGTTATTGTTCCGGTTGTTGGGGATTTGACTATTGAAACCAATAGAACTTATACAAATCCTGCTGGGACTACAAATACGTATTCAAAGGATGTGATTTTGCCAAACCCGACAGTTGGTTTCATGGCTGCTTTGGGGACTTCTTATAAGTTGGGTAAAAACATTTCTTTGTTTGCTGAATTGGAATACCGCAATTTTACAGTTCACGGAAAATCGAAAGAAACAAAAGAATATACAGAAAACGACGTGGATAAATTAAATACTCCAACCGCTTTCCGTGCTGATGCATCTTATTCGGCAAGTCACGTGAACTATGTTGAGCAAATCAATAGTACTTCAAATAGTAAAGTGACTAATGCTGCTGGTTTTGATAACACAAAAGCTACTGACGACATTAGCTCTTATGTTGGTATCAGTGGATTAGGTTTGACTCTTGGGTTGAAATATAGTTTGTAA